A genomic region of Megalobrama amblycephala isolate DHTTF-2021 linkage group LG6, ASM1881202v1, whole genome shotgun sequence contains the following coding sequences:
- the LOC125270112 gene encoding tubulin alpha chain-like yields the protein MRECISMHVGQAGAQMGNACWELYCLEHGIQPDGQMPSDKTIGGGDDSFNTFFSETGAGKHVPRAIFVDLEPTVIDEVRTGTYRQLFHPEQLITGKEDAANNYARGHYTIGKEIIDLVLDRTRKLADQCTGLQGFLIFHSFGGGTGSGFTSLLMERLSVDYGKKSKLEFAIYPAPQVSTAVVEPYNSILTTHTTLEHSDCAFMVDNEAIYDICRKNLDIERPTYTNLNRLIGQIVSSITASLRFDGALNVDLTEFQTNLVPYPRIHFPLATYAPVISAEKAYHEQLSVADITNACFEPSNQMVKCDPRHGKYMACCLLYRGDVVPKDVNSAIAAIKTKRTIQFVDWCPTGFKVGINYQPPTVVPGGDLAKVQRAVCMLSNTTAIAEAWARLDHKFDLMYAKRAFVHWYVGEGMEEGEFSEAREDMAALEKDYEEVGTDSMGEEDEEGEEY from the exons GATTCCTTCAACACCTTCTTCAGTGAGACAGGAGCAGGGAAACATGTTCCACGTGCCATCTTTGTTGATCTGGAACCCACTGTGATTG ATGAGGTGCGCACAGGAACATATCGCCAGCTGTTCCATCCAGAGCAACTAATTACAGGCAAGGAAGATGCTGCCAATAACTACGCCCGTGGTCATTACACCATTGGTAAAGAGATCATTGACCTAGTGCTGGACAGAACTCGCAAACTG GCTGATCAGTGCACTGGCCTTCAAGGATTTCTCATCTTCCACAGCTTTGGTGGAGGTACTGGCTCTGGCTTCACCTCCCTGCTAATGGAGCGTCTCTCTGTCGACTACGGCAAGAAGTCCAAGCTTGAGTTTGCCATCTATCCTGCTCCTCAAGTGTCCACAGCGGTGGTAGAGCCCTACAACTCCATCCTGACCACCCACACCACCCTGGAGCACTCCGATTGTGCCTTCATGGTGGACAACGAAGCCATCTATGATATCTGTCGTAAAAACCTTGATATCGAGCGTCCGACTTACACCAACCTCAACAGGCTCATTGGGCAGATCGTGTCCTCCATCACGGCCTCGCTGAGATTCGATGGAGCTCTGAATGTGGATCTCACCGAGTTCCAAACCAACCTGGTGCCCTATCCACGTATTCATTTCCCTCTGGCTACATACGCTCCAGTGATCTCTGCTGAGAAGGCGTATCATGAGCAGCTATCTGTGGCTGACATAACCAACGCCTGCTTTGAGCCATCTAATCAGATGGTGAAATGTGATCCTCGACATGGTAAATACATGGCCTGCTGTCTTCTGTATCGTGGAGATGTGGTGCCCAAAGACGTCAATTCTGCCATCGCCGCCATTAAGACCAAACGCACCATCCAGTTTGTAGACTGGTGCCCCACTGGATTCAAAGTAGGTATCAACTATCAGCCTCCAACGGTGGTTCCTGGTGGAGATCTGGCCAAAGTACAGAGAGCCGTTTGCATGCTGAGCAACACTACAGCCATTGCTGAGGCCTGGGCTCGTCTAGACCACAAGTTTGACCTGATGTACGCCAAGAGAGCCTTTGTGCACTGGTATGTGGGAGAGGGAATGGAGGAAGGAGAGTTCTCAGAGGCCAGAGAAGACATGGCAGCTCTGGAGAAGGATTATGAAGAAGTCGGCACTGACAGCATGGGAGAGGAGGATGAAGAGGGAGAAGAATATTAA